The following DNA comes from Buttiauxella agrestis.
ATGATGTGGTCTTCAATGCTGTCAACGCGCACTGGCTGGAATGTCCCGGCTCCTACGTGCAGCGTGACAAACGCTTGCTCAATGCCTTTATTACGCAGCGCTTCCAGCAGCGGTTCATCAAAATGCAGACCAGCGGTCGGTGCGGCTACAGCCCCTGGTTTCTGGCTGTACACGGTTTGATAAAGTTCGCGGTCAGACTCTTCATCCGGGCGATCGATATACGGCGGCAGTGGCATATGGCCGATGCTGTTTAAGATATCCAGCACGCTGCGCTCATCTTCAAACTGCACTTCAAACAGCGCATCGTGGCGCGCAACCATGGTGGCGTGTACGCTTTCATCATCGCCCAGCAGCAATTCAGCGCCCGGTTTCGGTGCTTTAGAGGCGCGGATATGCGCGAGAATGCGCTTGTCATCCAGCATACGCTCGACCAGCACCTCAATCTTACCACCGCTCGCTTTACGGCCAAAAAGGCGTGCCGGGATGACGCGGGTATTGTTAAAGACCAGCAGATCTCCAGGGTTGAGCTTGTCGAGCAAATCGGTGAAAGTGCCATGCGTTAAATTACCCGTCGGCCCTTCCAGCGACAGCAAACGACACCCACTCCGCTGTGCTTGTGGATAATGGGCAATCAAGGATTCAGGTAATTCAAAGGAAAAATCGGCAACACGCATGGTTTAGAACTCAAGACTTAAAAAG
Coding sequences within:
- the queA gene encoding tRNA preQ1(34) S-adenosylmethionine ribosyltransferase-isomerase QueA, whose product is MRVADFSFELPESLIAHYPQAQRSGCRLLSLEGPTGNLTHGTFTDLLDKLNPGDLLVFNNTRVIPARLFGRKASGGKIEVLVERMLDDKRILAHIRASKAPKPGAELLLGDDESVHATMVARHDALFEVQFEDERSVLDILNSIGHMPLPPYIDRPDEESDRELYQTVYSQKPGAVAAPTAGLHFDEPLLEALRNKGIEQAFVTLHVGAGTFQPVRVDSIEDHIMHSEYAEVPQDVVDAVLACKARGNRVIAVGTTSVRSLESAAQAAKNDLIEPFFGDTQIFIYPGYQYKVIDALVTNFHLPESTLIMLVSAFAGYKNTMNAYKEAVSSEYRFFSYGDAMFITYNPQAINERPGA